The following proteins come from a genomic window of Corallococcus sp. NCRR:
- a CDS encoding Sapep family Mn(2+)-dependent dipeptidase, translated as MRTRLLAALCLLAPTAALAAKDPRCAGKPAARAARFSDTALKGSSAAERYAAYVQACALDDVVALTQTLVRFKTVSSESPAAKNPEVAAMGRALEAWAKQHGFGFRTVGANDVFELSWGEGEPLLGLVFHGDVVPAPAHEWKRAPFKPVVEKGRLYGRGVEDDKGPIASGLVALAMAKDLGLKPQGKVLIIIGNGEESDWNGMKNYADTQPKPTHVISVDSGYPVMAAQSGFVAWTLEAPVGAALATPKEGTVARAVDVSAGEFLTQVPGTATLKLQPVKGQTPETVLAAVKAAIARESSARKDLKAEAKREGDAVVLTTHGVAVHSSTADEGHNALWDVSAVASRLALEDNGIAALLRVVAKRFDGDHHGEKLGLKYQDALMGPLLVAPTVLRVKDGSVSLGVNMRRPQGQDAAAFNASLDAAAKRVGEDSGGQVKEGAGRYLGDPHVADTSGPLVKTLMDIYQRQRKAPDAVPGSIRGGTYARLFPRAVDFGPAFPNEPYTGHAPDESIALETLDLSTRMLAEAVHTLAIAPASEVKAAP; from the coding sequence ATGCGCACCCGCCTCCTCGCCGCCCTCTGTCTCCTGGCCCCCACCGCCGCCCTCGCCGCCAAGGACCCCCGCTGCGCCGGCAAGCCCGCCGCCCGCGCCGCCCGCTTCTCCGACACCGCCCTGAAGGGCAGCTCCGCCGCGGAGCGTTACGCCGCCTACGTCCAGGCCTGTGCACTGGATGACGTGGTGGCCCTCACGCAGACGCTCGTCCGCTTCAAGACGGTGAGCAGCGAGTCCCCCGCCGCGAAGAACCCGGAGGTGGCCGCCATGGGCCGCGCCCTGGAGGCGTGGGCGAAGCAGCACGGCTTCGGCTTCCGCACCGTGGGCGCCAACGACGTCTTCGAGCTGTCCTGGGGCGAGGGCGAGCCGCTGCTGGGGCTCGTGTTCCACGGCGACGTCGTCCCCGCGCCCGCGCACGAGTGGAAGCGCGCGCCCTTCAAGCCGGTGGTGGAGAAGGGCCGCCTGTACGGCCGGGGCGTGGAGGACGACAAGGGCCCCATCGCCTCCGGGCTCGTCGCGCTGGCCATGGCGAAGGACCTGGGCCTCAAGCCCCAGGGCAAGGTGCTGATCATCATCGGCAACGGTGAGGAGAGCGACTGGAACGGCATGAAGAACTACGCGGACACGCAGCCCAAGCCCACGCACGTCATCTCCGTGGACTCCGGCTACCCGGTGATGGCCGCGCAGTCCGGCTTCGTCGCGTGGACGCTGGAGGCGCCCGTGGGCGCTGCCCTCGCCACGCCGAAGGAGGGCACCGTCGCGCGCGCCGTGGACGTGAGCGCGGGCGAGTTCCTCACCCAGGTGCCCGGCACCGCCACGCTGAAGCTTCAGCCCGTGAAGGGGCAGACGCCGGAGACGGTGCTCGCCGCCGTGAAGGCCGCCATCGCGCGGGAGTCCTCCGCGCGCAAGGACCTGAAGGCGGAGGCGAAGCGCGAGGGCGACGCGGTGGTGCTCACCACCCACGGCGTGGCGGTGCACTCGTCCACCGCGGACGAGGGCCACAACGCGCTCTGGGATGTGTCCGCGGTGGCCTCGCGCCTGGCGCTGGAGGACAACGGCATCGCGGCGCTGCTGCGCGTGGTGGCGAAGCGCTTCGACGGCGACCACCACGGCGAGAAGCTGGGCCTGAAGTACCAGGACGCGCTGATGGGCCCGCTGCTGGTGGCGCCCACCGTGCTGCGCGTGAAGGACGGCTCCGTGTCCCTGGGCGTCAACATGCGCCGGCCGCAGGGCCAGGACGCGGCGGCCTTCAACGCGTCGCTGGACGCCGCCGCGAAGCGCGTGGGCGAGGACTCCGGTGGCCAGGTGAAGGAGGGCGCCGGCCGCTACCTGGGCGACCCGCACGTGGCGGACACGTCCGGCCCGCTGGTGAAGACGCTGATGGACATCTACCAGCGGCAGCGCAAGGCGCCGGACGCGGTGCCGGGCTCCATCCGCGGCGGCACCTACGCGCGGCTCTTCCCTCGCGCCGTGGACTTCGGGCCCGCGTTCCCCAACGAGCCCTACACCGGCCACGCCCCGGACGAATCCATCGCGCTGGAGACGCTGGACCTGAGCACGCGCATGCTCGCGGAGGCCGTGCACACGCTGGCCATCGCGCCCGCGTCCGAGGTGAAGGCCGCGCCGTGA
- the msrA gene encoding peptide-methionine (S)-S-oxide reductase MsrA — protein sequence MFFTSPKKLRLPTPQEALPGRPQEMPVPQKHTVLGTPLKGPVPEGFETAVFGMGCFWGVERKFWQVPGVYSTAVGYAGGLTPNPTYEEVCSGLTGHNEVVRVVFDPAKVTYAQLLKVFWENHDPTQGMRQGNDAGTQYRSGIYFANDAQKRAAEETRQAYQAALNAKGLGDITTEVLPAPAFYYAEDYHQQYLQKNPGGYCGVGGTGVSCPIGIGVSA from the coding sequence ATGTTCTTCACGTCCCCGAAGAAGTTGAGGCTCCCCACTCCGCAGGAGGCGCTGCCGGGCCGCCCGCAGGAGATGCCGGTTCCGCAGAAGCACACCGTGCTGGGCACCCCGCTGAAGGGGCCCGTGCCGGAGGGCTTTGAAACAGCCGTCTTCGGCATGGGCTGCTTCTGGGGCGTCGAGCGCAAGTTCTGGCAGGTGCCCGGCGTGTACTCCACCGCGGTGGGCTACGCGGGCGGGCTGACGCCGAACCCCACGTACGAAGAGGTCTGCTCCGGGCTCACCGGCCACAACGAGGTCGTGCGCGTGGTGTTCGACCCGGCGAAGGTCACGTACGCGCAGCTCTTGAAGGTGTTCTGGGAGAACCACGACCCGACACAGGGCATGCGTCAGGGCAACGACGCGGGCACGCAGTACCGCTCCGGCATCTACTTCGCGAACGACGCGCAGAAGCGCGCCGCGGAGGAGACGCGGCAGGCTTATCAAGCCGCGCTCAACGCCAAGGGCCTGGGCGACATCACCACGGAGGTCCTGCCCGCTCCGGCCTTCTATTACGCCGAGGATTACCACCAGCAGTACCTGCAGAAGAACCCGGGGGGTTATTGCGGCGTGGGTGGCACCGGCGTGAGCTGCCCGATTGGCATTGGCGTGAGCGCCTGA
- a CDS encoding ATP-binding protein: MDEHARGGPRLSAAEFLRANHDALLAEWQQAVMRDLGGEETVHPPWLIDHLPELLTALADAMDSGPEALDERLEAAHAAARLDAGFNLGEVAREYALLRRCILHRLEAGEQRLRPGDLTRLEEMLDRVVTRTMTFFWDMKQRILQTLDRMSEATLDDPGMETLLERLLTRLMESALTVDTAAVMLLEDDALVVRASVGLSTDEVKGLRVPVGQGVSGQAALERRPFFVRSAATDPRVHIGPLRSAGLRALYGLPLMDGERLLGMAYMGSRTAFAFSDSDVLLFHAVAERASAYIAQTDLHAREHEARQEAERSLALLDSLLEAAPVGIAFLDSDLRYLRINGTLARLNGRPVEDHRGRTLHDMVRTRSVVSIERSLRQVLETGQPVQDVLLEGPDPVRGRAGVWRADYFPVRTPDGVLLGVGSTVVDITDHKRAEGVLQQAIDFREELIAILGHDLRNPLHAVNASAFMLGKAPALDTTARRSVDRIRKATARMTRMINDILDFARSRLGGGIPVTRQHVNMEELCQGMLEELQVVYPERPLVLEVQGEDLWGEWDPDRVTQVLGNLVVNALQHARNDSPVITTLTGEAVDVVMRVRNEGDPIPPELLPHLFDPFKQTNVSHAGSKHRSLGLGLYIVNEIVQVHRGSVRVETAPGDGTTFTVRWPRVPPPLGYLTP; encoded by the coding sequence GTGGACGAGCATGCGCGCGGCGGCCCCCGCCTGTCCGCGGCGGAGTTCCTGCGCGCGAATCACGACGCGCTGCTGGCCGAATGGCAGCAGGCGGTGATGCGGGACCTGGGCGGGGAGGAGACCGTCCACCCCCCCTGGCTCATCGACCATCTGCCGGAGCTGCTCACCGCCCTGGCGGACGCGATGGATTCGGGGCCGGAGGCGCTGGATGAGCGCCTGGAGGCGGCGCACGCGGCGGCCCGCCTGGACGCGGGCTTCAACCTGGGCGAGGTGGCGCGGGAGTACGCGCTCTTGCGCCGCTGCATCCTCCACCGGCTGGAAGCGGGGGAGCAGCGGCTGCGCCCCGGAGACCTCACGCGGCTGGAGGAGATGCTCGACCGGGTGGTCACCCGGACGATGACGTTCTTCTGGGACATGAAGCAGCGCATCCTCCAGACGCTGGACCGCATGTCCGAGGCGACGCTGGACGACCCGGGCATGGAGACGCTCCTGGAGCGCCTGCTCACCCGGCTGATGGAGTCCGCGCTCACCGTGGACACGGCGGCGGTGATGCTGCTGGAGGACGACGCGCTGGTGGTGCGCGCCTCGGTGGGGCTGAGCACGGACGAGGTGAAGGGCCTTCGCGTGCCGGTGGGGCAGGGCGTGAGCGGGCAGGCGGCGCTGGAGCGGCGGCCCTTCTTCGTCCGCTCGGCCGCCACGGACCCTCGCGTCCACATCGGGCCGCTGCGCAGCGCGGGGCTGCGCGCGCTGTACGGCCTGCCGCTCATGGACGGTGAGCGGCTGTTGGGCATGGCGTACATGGGCTCGCGCACGGCCTTCGCCTTCTCCGACTCGGACGTGCTGCTCTTCCACGCCGTCGCGGAGCGGGCCTCCGCTTACATCGCCCAGACGGACCTGCACGCGCGCGAGCACGAGGCACGCCAGGAGGCCGAGCGGTCGCTGGCATTGCTGGACTCGCTGCTGGAGGCGGCGCCCGTGGGCATCGCGTTCCTGGATTCGGACCTGCGCTACCTGCGCATCAACGGCACGCTGGCGCGGCTCAACGGCAGGCCCGTGGAGGACCACCGGGGCCGCACGCTGCACGACATGGTCCGCACCCGCTCCGTGGTCTCCATCGAGCGCTCGCTGCGCCAGGTGCTGGAGACCGGGCAGCCCGTGCAGGACGTGCTCCTCGAGGGGCCGGATCCGGTGCGGGGCCGCGCGGGCGTCTGGCGCGCGGACTACTTCCCGGTGCGCACCCCGGACGGCGTGCTGCTGGGCGTGGGCTCCACGGTGGTGGACATCACCGACCACAAGCGCGCGGAAGGAGTGCTCCAGCAGGCCATCGACTTCCGCGAGGAGCTCATCGCCATCCTGGGCCACGACCTGCGCAACCCCCTGCACGCGGTGAACGCGTCGGCCTTCATGCTGGGGAAGGCGCCGGCGCTGGACACGACGGCGCGCCGCTCCGTGGACCGCATCCGCAAGGCCACGGCGCGGATGACGCGGATGATCAACGACATCCTCGACTTCGCGCGCAGCCGCCTGGGCGGGGGCATCCCGGTGACGCGCCAGCACGTGAACATGGAGGAACTGTGCCAGGGCATGCTGGAGGAGCTCCAGGTCGTCTATCCGGAGCGGCCCCTGGTGCTGGAGGTGCAGGGGGAGGACCTGTGGGGGGAGTGGGACCCGGACCGGGTGACGCAGGTGCTGGGCAACCTGGTGGTGAACGCGCTGCAACACGCGCGGAACGACTCGCCCGTCATCACCACGCTCACGGGCGAGGCCGTGGACGTGGTGATGCGGGTGCGCAACGAGGGTGACCCCATCCCGCCAGAACTGCTGCCGCACCTGTTCGACCCGTTCAAGCAGACGAACGTGTCGCATGCGGGCAGCAAGCACCGCAGCCTGGGGCTGGGGCTCTACATCGTGAACGAGATCGTCCAGGTGCACCGGGGCAGCGTCCGCGTGGAGACCGCCCCCGGGGACGGCACGACCTTCACCGTGCGCTGGCCCCGCGTCCCGCCGCCCCTGGGCTACCTGACGCCGTGA